The sequence below is a genomic window from Papio anubis isolate 15944 chromosome X, Panubis1.0, whole genome shotgun sequence.
atttaaaaaagCCTACAGAGATGACCTCTGGGAATCTGGGACATTTCTGGAAACTTTGATGAATTTAAATCTAGAGAAAACAGGAGTTTTGATTGAGAATATGTAACAAATGGAAGAGCAATAACTTGAGTGTCaccctttaaattaaaaaattgttaaataatgtATGAATGTAGTACATGAAATGTTGAACATAAACTTTATGTACAGGATAAGTGATAAGTAGCAACAAATTTCACAGATACTgtatactaaaagaaaaatgttaaagattttCACTGTATTAGCCTCTTGAGATTATGTAATtgattagccaggcgcggtggctcacgcctgtaatcccagcactttgggaggctgaggcaggcggatcacctgaggtcgggagttcgagaacagcctggccaatgtggcaaaaccccatctctactaaaaatacaaaaattagccaggtgtggtggtgcatgcctgtagtcccagccactggggaggctgaggcaggagaatctcttggactcggaggtggaggttgcagtgagctgagattgtgccattgcactcaaaaaaaaaaaaaagagagagagagattatatgATTGATTAGATATCcaaagtaataaaaagaatttaaaaagttattgttcATGGAGTGTTTGATAGATGTCAGACCCTGTGCTGAGTACTTTCTATGGTTTATCTTACTTAGGTTTACAATTAATCTATGCAAAACATGGCCATCAGTAATTCACTAATTCTAATTATCAGTAATTCTAatacacacaaatgtatacatgcttgcatatatatatagacagctatatatgtgtgtatacagaaTATATAGGTAGGtatgtacgtgtatatatatCTTAGCAAGTAAGCACTCCATCGTCTTTGACTTAATTAATGGGCATGAAACACCCAACCATCATGCCCGTTCAGCAACTGTCTTCGTGAACTGACAAGTCAAGTAGGCAAATAGGATGAAAATGACCTAAACCCTCAAACTGTCAAGTTACTGCAGGCTTCAAAATGCCATTTATAGGGTGGGGGGTGGTGACAGAAGGGAATGGTTAGCGTTTGGATTGCTTGgaaatatgagagagagagaatgttcaGCTAGAATGTGCAAGAAAGATACTGATActcaaatacagttttaaaatgggGGCCACAGtctataaaaaatggaaatgtagCAAAAAGAGGATCGGTCACCCAGTTAACTCAAGGCTATACATCTACATGTGCACCGGCAAAAGGAAATTCATGACTGGCCCCATTTTGAGACTTAAAGCAAAAGCAATGGAAATAAATGACAGAAACAAATATTCACTAGTCTGTGGCCttcaacttatttttcattttcatttttattttttatttttggccttcaacttattttatttttatttttatttatttttattttatgttatttttttttgagacggagtctcgctctgtcgcccaggctggagtgcagtggccggatctcagctcactgcaagctccacctcctgggtttacgccattctcctgccttagcctcccgagtagctgggaccacaggcgcccgccacctcgcccggctaagtttttgtattttttagtagagacggggtttcaccgtgtcagccaggatggtctcgatctcctgacctcgtgatccgcccgtctcggcctcccaaagtgctgggactacaggcttgaaccaccgcgcccggccgccttcaacttatttttaaactgcCCTCACATCAGTAAACATTTAACACACAGTCCTACATATTTCTATATTAATACACTGGGTATATGATAAAAATAGCCACagacatacttttaaaaacatgactATATCTGTTCTTACATTTTCTTCCTACATTCCCCTTTGGAAGCCCATGTAAGGGTCTCAGAAGCAGAATATCAGCATCCAGGAGGGATTTCCTACCCCACTAGGTGGCGCTTGGCACCATATAAGTAAAACCACAGCGTCTATCTGTAAGATGTTAGGGAAATTATGGTAAAGACATCCTTTTACCCACAAATGTAATCAGCAACTCTATCAGGACTTACGGGACTTCAATTCCTTTAACCACTTGCTCCTGTCTATCTAATTCTGCCCTAGTGTTCTTGTTCAAATTGTCTTCACCTTTGGGCCCTAAACAGAACTGCCAGTCCTATATAGTTAAATTACATCTGTCCAAAAACAGTGCCCAGTGGGAAGCAATTTGAGTTTAAGTGCAGCTCCACTCCTGGGAAGTAGGCTGAGAGCACCAAAGTTTATACACAAAAGGAGGGAAATTGAGCACAGCTAGGGGGTCTGGGCTTTCCTTGCTAAAGTGATCCCTGTAATAACAGTCCCTGGTGTCCCAAAGGAAGATGTGGTGCTTCCCAAACTGCTCTGCAAGCCAGTTGCTTCAAAAGTATTGCAGGGATGCGGACTTCTGGGTCCCAGAGATTGAGCAGTTGACTTTACCTCTCTGATCTTACCTTTATCTCTGAGTTAACACATCATCTTTAAGACGGAGCTGCTAATACTAGCCTCACAGAGGTGATGTGAACATTCAAGGGAATAAATGAagcatttaatttgcattttctgctTAATAGATGTgacctcccttcctccttcccttccaccccTTACTCAATGACATTGTCGGGATACCAGTGACTTCATCTTGAACCCTTCTTCCTAAGATCCTCCTCACTCCCTCCTTGCCTGTCATTCCCTTTGTGGGCCTGCCCTCATGAGTAGGAGCCAAAGTTGGGATTACTTTAAAATGCATCTTCTCCATTCAGAACATGCTTCTTGTGTTCTGTTTTCTTCGGTGGCCTGTTCTGGAGAGTTGATCATCTCACAGATTAATCCATCACGATGTGTTAATGGACAGGAGTGATGTGTTAAAGGGCAGGAATAATGTGTTAAAACAACCCTTGAAAGTTTGTAAATTAACTGGGAATTTTAGTTACGATGCCTCAATCCAAAGGCAAAGAAATCAATCATGAGAAATGTAGGCCCAGAAGAGAGATGGGAGTTATAAACTGTTTTATTTAATGCATGTCACCTGTTACTAAGTTCTGTTTGGTGGGCCTCCATCTGGACCTGGTGCAGGGATGTTACCACCATCCAGGGGTGATAGCAGGACAACAACCTAGTTCTGGCTCCCAAAACAGCCCAAGCAATCTTCTCAGCAGTGTGGTCCATCTGGACAATGGGCCTCAGATATGGGTTCATGGATATGTTACTACAAACTTCTTTTGCTCAAGTCAACTCATGCAATTCACTGTTATGAAATCCCCTGGAATCTATGCCTCACGGTGTTGTCTTGGCCAGTGAGAAGTAAAGCAGCCATGTGTCATACAAGAGCAATATGGCTTCCTAGTTAGCCGTCTCTGTCTAGTCTTAGCCTCAGTAGTTGCCACTGGCCAGAAGAATATTGAGAGCCATTTTCTGTCTGTGGGAGCCGCTGTCTGGCTCATCTTTGCTCTAGGGATGTCTGACAACTGTCATGAGGCCCCCAGGACTTCCcatttccttctggattttaccagACTATTTTTAGTGAATGTTCAGTGTGAGACACTGTAACGAGAACCCTCTCAGTCATTTTAAGTCTGAGCTTTTCCAAAACGTTTAATTAATATAAATCCCCAAGAAGGGGCAGTGATAAACATATGAAGACATGCAACCACTGACATCATGACAAACATGTTAGAAATGAATTACAACCTGAGATTAGGGGAATCTTAAAGACTGAATTAGTGCTTGAAAGTTGAGATAAGTAGAAAGAGTGAATTTGCATGTGGCAGAGAGTCCAGCCAGTGTCACCTAGGGAAGATTCCACGGAGCCAATTTTAGAAGATCATGCTCACTGAAGCAGGTGGGGGacatgtgtgtgagagagacataGGTTTCCAACCAAAAGTGCACACAAAACCACACCTTCCAAACAGAAGCATCCACCTGCAACAACGGCTGTCTTCTTTTCATTCTTGTACATAGCTTGACACTTGCCGTGGGTGTCTAGAGCCAAAAAGGAAActgagagggagggggaggcaaaagaagaaaggagggaaagaagaagaagaaggaaaaaaaagcctgAAACAGTGTGAAACTGCCCTATTGTGATTTCATTCTCACTGGCGTGGGTGGCCCCTATGTCACCAGGGCCCTTTCCACACCATCTTATGAGTCTgggacttattttctttttaaccctcCTTCTTCATAGCGTTGGTTGGCAGGTGGGTTGTTCTCTTGTTCACCTTCAGTATATTGTTAACTTGGTGAAATGGATTAATCTTTGTCTTGGTGTTGTCTGAAGCACATCTCTGTTTGAGTCCCCTCAATCACGTTCTTTGATCGTTTCCCTCCCACATAGCTATTGGACTTTGGAGGGTACAAATCATTCCCAGTGTTTCTTAGGGTCAAGGGCTTCACCTTCCAGTAGATGCCAGGAGCAGCATGTGCTATAACTAACTGCTTCTAGAGCACAGAGACCCGAAGCTCCAAGGAGGGATGTGCTCCCACTATCTGTGACTAAGCCTTTCCCATGAATAGTGTTCCTGCTTACTGAGCATGTGCAGCAGAGGCGGAGGAACAATTCCAACCTCAACTCCACCCCCATGTTAAAATTGGGCCATAAATAACTAGCAGGATGTACAACCTGGTCCTCTTGTTCACCCGAGTTAGGATGAGAAGCAGGaagtaaataaaaagcatatCTTATGGGAGGTGGAAAGGCATTATAAATAAGAAGAGTGTGTGTCCTTGCTATCCCCATCACAGCTTCCTTGGAGATGGGCACAAGTTACCCACACTCTTAGGTCGCCACATCCCCTTGCATACTCTATATTCCTTGGTCACATGTAAGAGATGATCTGGACCTAAAAGAGTGTCCAgacagatggagctggaagtaGACCTGCAAATGGGGCCGAGAGATCCTGACTCAGGGTCGGGGCTACAATCAGActcatcctctctctcctctacaAACTGCAGACAcatgttttgcctttttctcaTCCATAACATTTGCCCTGCCAAGTGCCTCTCTTGGCTTGGATTCTAAAAATACCAAGTCTTGCTAAGGTGTAGTATCTATCTGAAGAGAAAGGACACTCCCTGGCCAAGTCAAGGTTGAAAGGGGCTTGAACCAACACTTGATGGTGGAAGCAGAATTCATGGAAAATCTGAGAGTCCCTTCTGGGGTGGAGCCAACCAGAGGCCAGTCAGCAGAGAAGCCCCACATTCAGAGCTTTGTGGGGACCATCTATGAACAGCTCCAGTCCTACAAAGCTGCACTGAGGGCCCTCAGAAAGTTAAAAGTATGACATGTCAAGATTACCAAAGAATTCCGATAAAAACCATCTGTTAGTGTGCTGTTATTTTCCTATAACAAACCACCGTACTTAACCTCATGTCAAAATACTCTGTGGTTTCTGAgttgcattattttcattttcccttcctCTTGATCCATTTCAGAAAGTGTTTAAGTTGTCTTCAagtgattttatgtatttatgtgtttcaATAGAAGACAATTTATAATGGCGAAAAGCTGATTTTTTAATGCCATTATCCTTGTTCTCACGGAAGAAGAACAGAAACTATGAAACACAATAAAGCTTACAGAAGTTGTGAAACAGTTGACTCCAGCAATTCAATTACCTCTCTATTTATTCCAGAGATTAATTTGGGAATTTGTGACCCTTACTGATTAAATGTCCTTTGGAAATAATTCATTTAGTGTGTACTCACAGGTAAAGTAAAGCCTTTGGCACTGCCACATATGAGGAAAATATGATGTCTTCAATCAAAGGCTTGAACACATGCACGCTGTTTTCCAAATGGCACAAACACCATTGTAGATCACTTCTTCCATGAAATAAAGCAAATTGGTCAGGTTTCAATCTTTGAACTCATGAATTTATACCCAGTTGAAAGTACATGCGTCTTAAGAATGTCTTGgttctttctgttgttttctgttgtttttgaatCTGATAGTTGAAGTTCAAAACTGAAGCTTTCTCAATGTGAAGGTCTATAAACTTTGGTTTCTTCTCCCATCCCCCAGCAAAAAATGAAAGGAATCCATATAATTGGCATTCAAATAATTGTCATCTCTGATAAAAGTATAGATAAATACACACTCTTGGAGTCCTCCTTTAGGGCTTACCGTCAAAACCATCTAACACTGCTGTATCAAGCGTGCAGGTATTTACAAATGTATGGCATTAGTTAACAAAACAGTTTGAAAGATATTGGATGAGGAAATTTTACTTTGGATACAGTACTTTGCAGTGCAGATAAAAACATTTAAGCAGGTAAATTATCAAAGGTAGAGAATATCCCTTTGTATAAAGGCagatcatttaaatatttttccatttgtaggTGGACCATATCCGTTTATGGTAAGGAtgtgtctttctttctcactGTTTCCCTATGGAAGCCAGGAGCAGGCCCAGGGGAAAAGAGCAGGAAGCACTGAAGCAGCAACCACCTGTGTGGTGCCCACACTCGATCTGCACAGAACAGGGCCCTGGATGACACAGAAGCAATTGGTTAAGAAGTTgactgggttttgtttgtttgtttgttttttgagacagagtctagctctgtcgcccaggctggagtgcagtggcacaagcttggctcactgccacctccgcctcccaggttcaagcaattctcctgcctcagcctcccaagtagctgggattataggcacctgccaccacgcccagctaatttttgtatttttagtagagacagggtttcaccgtgttggccagactggtcttgaactcctgatctcgtgatccacctgcctcggcctcccaaagtgctgggattacaagcatgagccaccgtgcccagccagttgaCTGGGTTTTTATTTCACTAAACTAACTCTAGTACATTTTGGTCTCATATAGACAGAGCTTGAGCTTTTTTTTAACCCTATTTCTGTATATACCAGTACTTTTTAAGGGTAGAAATGCAGTTCTTCTCAATGTCATGATTGTGTGtatatttaatcatcacaattaCAGGAGCATCAGAGCCCTGTGTTTTTTACTTGGCACTCCTTTCCCAACAGTATTTTATACAAGAGCTGAGGGGAGAGACTCAAGTGCAAATAGAGACACAGAGACATAGGAAAGAAGACTCAATGCATTATATAAATTCCATCTTTCCAACTCCTGTGACAGATGTTGGTGACTCCCCCGAAATATGGGCAATCTCATTTCTTGAAGAATTTCAAAACACGCTTTTGGTGTGACATACATGAAAACAATTTAAACCACCAGGCATCTCCTTGGTAAGCTAGGCAGTCGTGTTTTGCAAAGAAGGGCTAGACTGTTTCCTTGAACACCTGACTATAGGCCACGTGATTGTCTGTGGCCAGGGCGTTCTTTAGACACTGCCAGAAGTATGGGTGAGCCTGCGGGTTTGTTGGCCACTCAAGGACAGAACTCCCACAGAGTCTTTTCCGGAGCTGGAGGAACTTGGACTTCTGAAAGGGCTTCTCAAGAAATATCAAGATAATCACATCAACTTTTTCATCCATGAGCCTCTGATGGGACAAGTAAAATGCTATCTTAAAATTTTCGGTCTTTGCATACTTGTCTGTCATCACAAACACTGTCTTTTTGCTAAGCTGTATGCTCTGGGAAAGGTTTTCCAGAACTGGCTGCCCTGGTAACCAGTCCCTTTCCTCGAgacataaattaaaatgtttctctctTGGGTCTTCCAGTTTGGCCACCAGCTCAGCCAAAACCCACTCTGTCACAGCTGGGTCTTTAGTGTCATACACAATGAAAGCATCATAGCAACAGTCTGGTGATATTAGACGCTGATACCCCTTTATCTTGGCCttacagaaatggtaaatatacCACACATCCCAGAAATAGAGGTGACTTGCTGTCATCATCACCATGAGAAAGAGAGATACAGATATGGAAAGTGAGAACAGAATCAGGTTAGTCAGATCTAACTCACAGGTATACAGATCCAGGGAGATCACACTCTGGCCCTTGTGTGCTCCTGGCCCCACGCAAGTCACGTCTGTGGCCAGGTAAGGAATAGTCACCTCCGTATGGTTAACCCACCAGACAAACCACACAGCATCACAGGTGCACAAAAACCGATTATGATGCAAAAGCAACATCTTCAGATTGTTGAGGACATTTTCTGGGAAGCTGGTCTTTTGGATcatctggattttatttgagcTGAGATCCAGATATCGCAACTGGAAGGCATCTTGTAGAAAATACTTCGTCAGACTCCTGATTTGATTATTCTTAAGAATCAGATTCTTGAGGCTTCTGGAACAGTTGGATAATCTCTCAGGGACAGTCGTCAGTTGGTTGTGGCTGAGGTCCAAAGTTTCCAGGTTCTTTAGATAACGGAGTTTTTCCCAAATGAAAGATTTGAGCCCATTTTTGGCCAAAGAGAGATTCTTTAGATTTGGAGGCATACCATCAAAAACTCCAGAAGGCAAGAAACTTAGGGAATTTTTAGAGATGTCTAATTCCTCTAATTTTAGCAGATTCTTGAATAATTGTAAGTATCTGTTATCACCATCTCTCCATAAAACATCTAAGTGATTTCCTCTGAATTCCAGAGTTCTAAGAGACTCACTCTCCATGGTCCTGCTGGTGGAGGAAGAGATGTCATTGTCGTTCATCATCAGTTTCTGCAGAACCTTTAGGTTCTTGGTAAAGTTTAGCATATGAGTAATTCCTTCTGATTGAAAATAATGGCTATTACTGCTTATATCCAGAACTTCCAATTTGCGAAGCTCTTCAAATGCTGTTGAATGGAGTAAATCAAGCCGGTTGTTGGAGAAGTCCAAATATCTCAGCTCTGCTAAAGGTTGGAATTCACTGCCATTAAGAGTTTGGCTAATGAGATTTCCTGACAAATTCAGGCATTTGAGGAAAGAAAGATGCTGAAAATCAGAGGACTTGataaaaaatatactatttttactTAGATCCAAGGTCTGCCCATACTTGTAGCAGCTTTCATTAACAGACGTGAAAGAAGCCTCTTTGTTTTTGAACCTGCAACTCCTTGCATACTTATCATATCTGAAATAATATAATTGTTCCAGGACCTGGGGTTCATAACTTTCTACAGAAGTTCTGGCATTTGAGCAGAAGCCAACTTCACTTGAATCTCCTGAAGGTGATATTTTATTCACTGAAAGATCTATGACTTTCAatcttttaaattgtttgaaCATGCTGAGGTTAGCAATTTTTATAAAGTTAGTACCAAGATCAAGAACTTCAAGATTTTGAAGATTATGTAATGGAGAGAGGTTAAAGCTTTTCAGCTCTTTGAAGACATATCCTCTGATCCGCAGAATTTTCAGGCTTTTCAGTGAAGAAAATGCTTGTGATAGATTCATAGATGCACGATAGACCTGAAGTTCAAAATTGAAAGACAGATCCAATTGGATGAGGTTGgggagaaaatgcagaaatttgGCATCCCCAATTTCTTTGGCCAAGAAGTTTTGGGACAGATCTAGTTCCTGGAGATTGTTGATGTTCTTAAACCATCTTGGGGGCACATGCTGAAGAGAGTTACTGTGTAGACGTAAAACTTTTAATTCTGTCAGCGCATCAAAAGCATTTACAGGGATCTGTAGGGGAGAATTATTTTTACATGGCATACAAGGAAATGGGGCATTATAACAACGAGGGCAATTTCCACTTAGGTCAAGAATTTGTAATTGGTTGAGGTTATTAAAATCATCTTCTTGGATTTCTGCAATCATGTTGTTGTAGAGATATAGTTCTGTTAAAGTAGATGGCAAAACAGTAGGGACGGTTGTGACATTGTTATCTTTCAGGGAGAGCACTTTTAACTTTGTCAAGTTTAGGAAGGCATCTTTTTCTATTGAATATGAAACATAACAAGGATTTCGATAATAACAGTTTTGGCCCAGGTAGAGTATTTCTATGTTGGCCAGTTCTGTTAGATTCTCTTTTCTGATGGAAAAGATGTTGTTGGCCTCAAGGCTGAGAAGCTGTAAGCTGGGTGGAAGGCCCTGCGGTATCTCTAGAAGCTGGTTTCCATCCAGGTAAAGGGATTTTAAATAAGTGAGTCCACTAAAGCTTCTGGGTTTAATCTGCAGCCTCCTGGGGCACATGTTGCTTTTTGACCCCAATCGAATAGGTACACAGTTGCATCTGAAATCGATCTCTACCAGATGGACCAGTCTGTGAAAGGACGCTGGGGAGATGTCTGGTATGTGGTTTATGGTGAGGGTGAGGTTCGTAGTGTTGGTGGGAATACCTCCAGGAATTTCTGTCAAATGCTTGTCTGTGCAGTCCACGATCACATGGTTCTTTGAAACATCCAGAGTGACATCACAGGGCAGAGTTTTAGGAAACCATCTAGCCCCAAGGAGTTTGGAAATTAGGATTATGTTAAAAAGGATAAGAATTTGTCTCTTCAGTGTCCACACTGGAAACATCTGAAAGTATAAGAAAGAACAAATCATTGCTCTAAAACATACGAAGAATCAGAATTAAAATTTCCCATTTGCTGCATCTCttttgcaacattttaaaaacaaataattcaggCCTTGTTTCCAACTGTCTAAACAGTAGCCCCAACCCC
It includes:
- the TLR7 gene encoding toll-like receptor 7 isoform X1; this encodes MMFPVWTLKRQILILFNIILISKLLGARWFPKTLPCDVTLDVSKNHVIVDCTDKHLTEIPGGIPTNTTNLTLTINHIPDISPASFHRLVHLVEIDFRCNCVPIRLGSKSNMCPRRLQIKPRSFSGLTYLKSLYLDGNQLLEIPQGLPPSLQLLSLEANNIFSIRKENLTELANIEILYLGQNCYYRNPCYVSYSIEKDAFLNLTKLKVLSLKDNNVTTVPTVLPSTLTELYLYNNMIAEIQEDDFNNLNQLQILDLSGNCPRCYNAPFPCMPCKNNSPLQIPVNAFDALTELKVLRLHSNSLQHVPPRWFKNINNLQELDLSQNFLAKEIGDAKFLHFLPNLIQLDLSFNFELQVYRASMNLSQAFSSLKSLKILRIRGYVFKELKSFNLSPLHNLQNLEVLDLGTNFIKIANLSMFKQFKRLKVIDLSVNKISPSGDSSEVGFCSNARTSVESYEPQVLEQLYYFRYDKYARSCRFKNKEASFTSVNESCYKYGQTLDLSKNSIFFIKSSDFQHLSFLKCLNLSGNLISQTLNGSEFQPLAELRYLDFSNNRLDLLHSTAFEELRKLEVLDISSNSHYFQSEGITHMLNFTKNLKVLQKLMMNDNDISSSTSRTMESESLRTLEFRGNHLDVLWRDGDNRYLQLFKNLLKLEELDISKNSLSFLPSGVFDGMPPNLKNLSLAKNGLKSFIWEKLRYLKNLETLDLSHNQLTTVPERLSNCSRSLKNLILKNNQIRSLTKYFLQDAFQLRYLDLSSNKIQMIQKTSFPENVLNNLKMLLLHHNRFLCTCDAVWFVWWVNHTEVTIPYLATDVTCVGPGAHKGQSVISLDLYTCELDLTNLILFSLSISVSLFLMVMMTASHLYFWDVWYIYHFCKAKIKGYQRLISPDCCYDAFIVYDTKDPAVTEWVLAELVAKLEDPREKHFNLCLEERDWLPGQPVLENLSQSIQLSKKTVFVMTDKYAKTENFKIAFYLSHQRLMDEKVDVIILIFLEKPFQKSKFLQLRKRLCGSSVLEWPTNPQAHPYFWQCLKNALATDNHVAYSQVFKETV
- the TLR7 gene encoding toll-like receptor 7 isoform X2, whose product is MFPVWTLKRQILILFNIILISKLLGARWFPKTLPCDVTLDVSKNHVIVDCTDKHLTEIPGGIPTNTTNLTLTINHIPDISPASFHRLVHLVEIDFRCNCVPIRLGSKSNMCPRRLQIKPRSFSGLTYLKSLYLDGNQLLEIPQGLPPSLQLLSLEANNIFSIRKENLTELANIEILYLGQNCYYRNPCYVSYSIEKDAFLNLTKLKVLSLKDNNVTTVPTVLPSTLTELYLYNNMIAEIQEDDFNNLNQLQILDLSGNCPRCYNAPFPCMPCKNNSPLQIPVNAFDALTELKVLRLHSNSLQHVPPRWFKNINNLQELDLSQNFLAKEIGDAKFLHFLPNLIQLDLSFNFELQVYRASMNLSQAFSSLKSLKILRIRGYVFKELKSFNLSPLHNLQNLEVLDLGTNFIKIANLSMFKQFKRLKVIDLSVNKISPSGDSSEVGFCSNARTSVESYEPQVLEQLYYFRYDKYARSCRFKNKEASFTSVNESCYKYGQTLDLSKNSIFFIKSSDFQHLSFLKCLNLSGNLISQTLNGSEFQPLAELRYLDFSNNRLDLLHSTAFEELRKLEVLDISSNSHYFQSEGITHMLNFTKNLKVLQKLMMNDNDISSSTSRTMESESLRTLEFRGNHLDVLWRDGDNRYLQLFKNLLKLEELDISKNSLSFLPSGVFDGMPPNLKNLSLAKNGLKSFIWEKLRYLKNLETLDLSHNQLTTVPERLSNCSRSLKNLILKNNQIRSLTKYFLQDAFQLRYLDLSSNKIQMIQKTSFPENVLNNLKMLLLHHNRFLCTCDAVWFVWWVNHTEVTIPYLATDVTCVGPGAHKGQSVISLDLYTCELDLTNLILFSLSISVSLFLMVMMTASHLYFWDVWYIYHFCKAKIKGYQRLISPDCCYDAFIVYDTKDPAVTEWVLAELVAKLEDPREKHFNLCLEERDWLPGQPVLENLSQSIQLSKKTVFVMTDKYAKTENFKIAFYLSHQRLMDEKVDVIILIFLEKPFQKSKFLQLRKRLCGSSVLEWPTNPQAHPYFWQCLKNALATDNHVAYSQVFKETV